TAAAACGTTAATGAGACTGGACAAAGGTTCTTAGTGTTTTAATAAGTAGAACAAACATAAAACTGATCTGTCCCCAAATGGCCATTGATGTCGTTTCAGAGGTTACATTACTATACAAATATTGAATAAATTTGTTTGAATCAGTAGAATTAATTTGTCGACAGTGATTGAAGACAGATCATGCGTAAATTGAATAGAATTCCTGTTTCACCAGAACACGGTGTTCCCGCCATTCAATTCCTCAGACCCTTCAATCTGCGCCTTATAACACTCATTGGAATCAATACTTATTTTATGGCAAAGCAGGCTGGCACATTGAGAGGAATAAAAGATCGTTTGTCAACGGAAAATCTCATCAAAAATGACAGAGAAACTGCACTTCTTTGTGCGAAGCTAGCAGCTCTTGATAATCAACAACGTAAAGAAATTGCACGATGGGAGAAGGAGAAAAATCAAGTTCGGTTGCCAAGTATAAAAACTTCGGCTAATCATCGCGGCAGAGGCTCTCGTACTCCACATTCCTCGCTTAACGCAAAACTTGCAAGTCCTTCGTTGCAGCGTTGTTCGGGAAACGAAAGTCAGGCAACTGTTTTTGTAGAATCAACATCAAGCTTTGCGAGCATTGCTAAGTCAGTTGGGTTTCCTCGTGGTGATGAACTGTTAAGTTTTGACTCCAATGCGACTGGTTTACGAAGATCAAAGTCATTTCAGGATATTAAGTTAAGTGTAAGTACGCAACCACCTCGTAGGCTGGGGTCCTCAAACTCGGGTTACCCTCTTAGACGATCAATTGCGACGAGGGCACAAATCAGATCGCACAATCATATATCCAAATCTCAGCTTGAACCATGCAGCATACCATCAATCCAAGTTGAGGACAGATCAGACAAGACAGACATCCTCAACGAAAAGGTTAAAAGATTCAATGAAAGtctgcaaaatttcatttcaaaacgTTGTCAACCCAAAAGGACTAGCGAACCGTCCGAGGAAATACCGACGCCTACCGACGATTTATTGATTCCGCGACGACCGGCACTCGGTCATAGATGGAAATCACTGCCGAGTTTTTTTCAAGATTCTACAGGCGACGGTTCATCTGTCAAGGAAGTTCCATCTTGTGACGATTTGAAACGATGTAGGTACTTAAGAACCCCTGATACCAATCCTGTAAGTGTTGAAGAAATTTTTAACAACAATGAGACTAAAGAAAATTAGATCAAATCACGCAGATTTAAAACGTTCTGGAAAGACAGGGGGTTTTCTGTTCCTCTCAAAGACCCTTCGCAGCGCTAGCTCATTAATGACTATTTTACTACAGTTGGCGGACCAAATTTGGCGACGGTCAGTGATTCCGTCTTGgcaaaatagaaaaacttCTTATAAGATCTCTATCGGAAAAACGCTTGGGTGACTATCTGTAGATGCTTGGGTGACAGATTTAGAGACCTCTACGTTCACAAGGCTACCAGACTCCGATCTTCCTGTTGGACGCCATTTTGCCTCCTGGGGTCACACGACTGAGGACATGCTGGTCGGGTTTCAGGGATGCCACAGACAGTCGCAGTTTTGAGGTCAGGGATATTTTCAGTCACCACACCCTACACTCTGGTGGTCCCAATGTGCACTTTAGTTTCATCTAAAGTTACCGAGCGCTGTAAACGTCGcgatttttgcttttatttgaaCGTCACCTTACACTTGCTATATTTCATTTGCTCTCATACCACTGATTAAAAGTACCGGTAATTCCAAACGCTGCGACTGTCATTGAATGTCTGTTATTACTCATGCGCAGCCAAGCGCATGAGGTATAAATTGCCCgacctttctttttgttgttgtgacACTAGTGCATGTAAATTCATGCTTGCATATACTTACACACAGGAGTGTAACTTTACGTGGGGTGGGGGCTAGGGGATTATTGCAAACACAAATAAATAGCTGctgaaaaatttattgttgtgTCAGAAAAATCCTTGGAAAGACTTGAAAAGAAGTATTGGAGTCTTAAAATGTGTTTAAGCTTGGAACATCAGTCTattttgcatgaaaaaaagaaaaaaaaaacagtgcgTGTTTGAAGAAATCGACCATCCGTCCCATCTTTGAAGCCTTTAAGTCGCGTGAATTTTACGTAGGTTACGCCTGAGTATTTGACTGGCTTTTCGCGcgtaaataaaatacaaaagattGTAAGGGCCTGTTTATATGGTCTCGGTTACCCGAGACAGCCCTCCCCCCGATACAACTTTACcaagcgtttatatgagaattGCGTGAGCGAGACGCAGTTAACCCTACTTAATTATGCATACATTTAAAGACGAAATAAACATCATCATTTGCCCTTATTTCTTTGTAGTTCGTCCTTTTTAAGTATAACTGCGTTTTCACATTCAGAAAATGGACCAATACATCTAAACTAAGCAGTAATTTGCAGTTTGAATAAAAGACCGGTTTTTTAAATCGATAGTGCCCGTTGGCTGTTGTGACAATTTTGGCGCTAAAAAGGTTTTCATTCGAAAGCGAACGCGGGTAACATACATCGGCCGCCAAATCTTTGCCGTTCTTCCTGAGGGCTAAGCTGCGCTAAATTTTCACCAAAATGGTGGACCACAGGAAAAGACTAACTACAAATATAGTGTTTCTAATTTCTAGTTTAAGTGCAGTGTTGTCGATGGCTGTTGATATTTTTATAGCGTTGCTCTTACCCAGCAGGAATTGTTGAAAGCTCAGGCCACATTGAAACGCAATGAATTTGTCTGCAGGGCAAAACGAAAGCGCATTGCAGTAAAGAAAGCACGGGTCCTACTGTCTCGTCCCGAGTAGGCAAGCCAAACTGTTTACATGCGAAAATGTTGTCTCGCCTACCCGGGTTACCCTACCTGCCGAGGCGAGACAACTCGCCTCTCCGAGTTGTCTCGCCCTCCCGAGTTGTCTCGCCCTCCCGAGTTGTCTCGCCCacctcatgtaaacggttgatatgattttttaaacaaatgagTGGAAACAAATCTCGCCCAGGGTAACTCGGGGGAAGGGTTGTCTCGGCTACCCGAGACCATATCAACAGGGCCTAAAGAAGAGCTTGTGTTAAACGAAGAAGTTGAACGTCTCTCAACTTCTACGTTGAACGCAAGCCGTTCATACAATctcttgtattttatttagGCACGTAAAGCTAGTCAAATACTTGTGCGTAACCTTGGTTGCCAACGAATCATCGTTTCTTGACTACACGTACCTGCACATCCTTCGAAACTATGATTTTAGTCGCGGTCGTAGGGAATCTATTCCGATTGTGGAACCAAAGGTTGTTGATATTAAAAGgcatgaaatattttttctaatttgtttTACAATTAAACTTTGTGCGAGAGCGGGGATTGATAAAAAAGGTCAGGCACACTGATCTCGATCAACAAGCCCGTCATCTCCGAGTGATCCTTGAGAACCTTGGAGCAACTTTGAAAATTACTTTGAGCAAACCTGAGAATACCTGAGAAAAACTGAACTGACTTTGAGCTGTTCTTAGAACTACTGTTGTTGTCAGTTAGGCGCGCGACGAAGTGGAAACAACATACAGGCTAGTCGTTGGCATGCATTCTGTTTTAATTTGGTGGCAAATGAATTTCGCGGATGCTTCAAGGGGAAATTCGGGTGTTCTGTCTTACTTTTGTTTTACATAGAGGCCATATATTTGCCAGTATTGAAATGTTTGGTTCACATTTATGAAATGTCGTAAATGAATCGCCTGTGGTTTACACtttataaatttatttatatcgCTTTTACATTCCTGAGTTAATTCGACTCCCAAGTGACGAAGAGACAAACCTAGATCCAAGAATTGTTGATCCAACCAAAACTATTGCCGCGCCATACATTCAAGGTAATGTTGAAGTATTTGGTACGGCAAATGCAGACACAGTGTTTGGCAAATTGTCTCTGTCGGTACTTGTTTATACTAATTTCATAATCATTAGAAGTGTCTCATCATGAACAATCTTTCAATTCAGTCATTTCCATGTTACTGTTATTCCTCAGTTCATATACCCTGAATTATTTCACAGGTGAAATACACCTGGCAGAGAAATTGTCGCATCATACAAATATACTTTTTGTACACAACTAATGTTGTTTTAATTGCTTCCTGTATTTTATCAGCAGATATTAATCTTGTTCAGACCTCAATCAACAAATTGCAACAGGGATGAAGGCAACCACCCTACATAACAACCCCGATATCTATTCATAACTACCAATCTTATGATATCTCAGACACCCAGCAAACTCGGAACCAAACAGCAACCCAAAATACAGCACTCCATCAGTTTCTCAACAAGGAACTTATTCTGATTTGCTCTTAAAAGTCTATTAGAGTCTATTAGAGTCTATTAGAGTCTATTAGAGCATCTCAGACAAGACAACTCCAATAGAAAGTTTAGCTATGTTATTTAATTATCAAGTTCAGGTTTTAAACCTTTGCAAAAACCGTGTACGATTAGTCTAGCGGAGCATTAGATCAGAGAAGATCATGATCAGTCCAAAttgattaaaaatatttatgaatattaagtAAACTATTGCACAACTGATAACACAACGCAAAAATGTACTTTTTAAcgatatttcggctggccaataCCAGCTTTCATCAGGTTTATTTGGAGATCTAACGAACCCGATGAAGATTGATACTTCTCGGAGATTGCGTGactatttacttatttatttatttatttacttgtgATTCGCCCAAGGGCAGGTGATAATACAATAGGACTCTAGGTCCCCTATATAATATTAACACCCAAACCCAACCCCGGATgagaaagaaatagaaaatctAATCCAAAGTACccattaaataaattaagatatatagataacaataattagcAACTACAGATAGTCATAGGATTAACTCTTTGACATTTAGGACAAATTAACTTATATGAACGTATATTGTCTCCGTCGAATACTATTTTAAGCCTTTCAACGAAAAAATACTTAAgcttatttttaaaagaagaaatggaAGTCTGCGACTTAATGCTATCTGGTATGGCGTTCCATAAATTGGCTAGGCGATTGAAGAAGGAATCGCGAAACAGACAAGTTTTGAAAGGCGGCGTATTTAGATAAATGCCTGAGCTGCCACGACGGGATTTGCTTTTGCAGTACTGTATGTAATTGTGGATATTTAGATTGATATCACCACACTTgcacttaaagaaaaatactaGGTCGAGGTACTCCAGCCAATAGTTAAGCGACAATAGCCTTAGGTGCAGTAACCTATCCTTATAACTAAAGGTATCAGATTTACAAATAAACTTGGTGGCCCGCCTTTGAGTGTTTTCCACTAACATAAGATCTTGAATTATGGATTGAGGGGCCCATACCTGGGAGGCATAACAAAAGTAACTACGCACTAAGGAAGTATGTAACAAAATTAAAGTCTTAGTGTTCAGTAAAGCAAAACAGTTCCTTTTGATGAATCCCAACTTTCTGTTGGCTTTAGAGACAATTGCTTTTAAATGATTGTTCCAGGTAAGATCTTTTGTGATTGTAATACCAAgatctttttctttggcaACCATTTCAACTGTGGTGCCATTAACAGTGTACAGTC
This sequence is a window from Acropora palmata chromosome 6, jaAcrPala1.3, whole genome shotgun sequence. Protein-coding genes within it:
- the LOC141885144 gene encoding uncharacterized protein LOC141885144, whose protein sequence is MFVNDMPEVLRSSNLAMFADDSNCFKAIRSFSDCSALQTDLSALNSWSVENEINFQPSKCHNLRISRKTANPARLYTVNGTTVEMVAKEKDLGITITKDLTWNNHLKAIVSKANRKLGFIKRNCFALLNTKTLILLHTSLVRSYFCYASQVWAPQSIIQDLMLVENTQRRATKFICKSDTFSYKDRLLHLRLLSLNYWLEYLDLVFFFKCKCGDINLNIHNYIQYCKSKSRRGSSGIYLNTPPFKTCLFRDSFFNRLANLWNAIPDSIKSQTSISSFKNKLKYFFVERLKIVFDGDNIRSYKLICPKCQRVNPMTICSC